tttgttttcttttcaaatgtGCATGGGATTATGATGTTGCCACTTCagcaaataatgaaaattataataatggaGATATAACTAGTCAAAATAGAGGTTTACCTTATGAAATTAAGACAGAATACACTTTTctaaatgatattataaGTCCAATATATAATTTCCTTAGAGGTCAATTATACAATTTAGACAAAGacaaaaatttaacaatttcaaaagagATTGATCATAAACATATTATTGGTTATGATGAcattaatcaattattttggTATCCAGAAGGtattgaaagaattgttttaaaggagaaagatgaaaataatcaaGTTCAGAGATTAATCGATAAACCATTAAATcaaagatatttatatttaaaagatgtaAATTGGTCAAAAGTGTTCTATAAAACATATAAAGAGAAAAGAACTTGGTTACattcaattacaaattttaatagattttGGATCATTCATTTGACTTCCTTTTGGTATTTTACAAGTTTAAATTCCCCCATTATTTAcacaaaaaattattatcaattactTGATAATCCTCCTTTACCTCAAGTTAAATAtacaattatttcaatCGGTGGAACTATTGCAtgtttaattcaaatatttgcaACAATATTTGAATGGGGGTTTATACCAAGACAATGGCCAGGTGCTCaacatttaaaatatagaatGTTTTGGTTAGTCATTTGtttcttaataaatttcttaCCAACGCTTTACATTTTGCTTCGATTTGGCTTATCAATTTATTCTCATCATGCCTATTATATATCCATAATACAACTAATTTTTTCCATacttatttcaattttttttgcaattAGACCTTTGGGAGGATTATTCTCATcgtatttaaataaagatttcAAAAAGAGACgatataattcttcattggTTTTTACCTCATCTTTCCCAAAGTTGAAAGGAAGAAGCAAATTTTTTTCGTATAGTTTATggtttttaatatttgtggctaaatttattgaatcaTACTTCTTCTTAACGTTATCCCTAAGAGATCCAATTAGAgttctttatattttagatATGTCAAGATGTAATGGTGATCGTttaattggaaattttttgtGTCAATTCCAACCAATTATTACTCTAGCATTAATGTTATTAACAGATTTAGCTTTATTCTTTTTGGATACTTATCTGTggtatattatttgtaatagtttattttctattttattatctttttccCTAGGGACATCTATTCTAACGCCatggaaaaatattttttcaagattACCTCAAAGAATtcaatcaaaattattatctgaagatgatatgaattataaattaGGTTCAAAAACTTTAGTTTCTCATATTTGGAATGCAATTATTGTCTCGATGTATAGGGAGCATCTATTATCCATTGAAAGTACGAAAcctttattgtttttacAAAGGCCAACTGCTCCAAATTCGTATAAGAAGTCTATCGATTCCcctaaattttttattgagCATGATGACTCaacttttaaaacaaatttttttgcaaCAACATCAGAAGCAGAAAGaagaatttcattttttgcACAATCATTATCAACACCAATAATTCAGCCTTCTACAGTTGAAACTATGCCCACTTTCACCGTATTAATACCTCATTATTCAGaaaagattttattttctttaaatgaaattataaaaGAAGAGTCAGTTAATGCAAAGATTACtattttagaatatttgagagaattgtataaaaatgattggaaaaattttattgcTGATACGAAGTTGATATATACCAAAGAAGATTCTtcaattgatgaaaattttgGTATAATGAGTAGTTCATTAcctaataattcaaatgatatgATTAGAGATAATTCTATAAAAGGTTTAGATGTTActtcaaatgaaaatgttaTTAATGGTAACATTAATCTTCAGTTTGGTAGAggtattaataatagaagGGATAGGAAAGTAACAAGGAAAGTAATTCgtttaaattcaaataaaacagTAACTCAATCTATTACAGAAACCAATGTAGAAACAAAAAGTTCAGTTAATGAATCgtttatttctaattttaagAGAAGTAAGGACCAAAGTACTTCGCAATTAGCCACCGAGATTGATTCAAGCTATAATGACGAAGCCAAAATGGTAGATGAGCTGATACAGAAGAAAATTGATCACTTACCATATGAAGTTTATGGGTTTAAAACATCAGAAGATTTTTATACTTTAAGAACCAGGGTTTGGGCGTCATTGAGAACTCAGACTTTATATCGTACAGTAACAGGTTTTATGAATTATTCTAAAgcattgaaaatattatacagtattgaaaatagttcaatatttgaaacATATCACAATGATCCAGAAGGTTTGGACACAATTTTggataatatcattaatagaaaatttaagATGTTAATTGCCATGCAAAGATACACAAAATTTAACccaaatgaaattgaagctattgaaatattattaagagGCTATCCatacataaatatatcCTATCTAGCCgaagaaaaagatgaagaaacaAATGAAACATATTATTACTCTTGTTTAACGGATGGATTTCAAGAAGTAGATTTAGAAACTAATTTAAGAAAGCccatttataaaataagaCTATCAGGAAATCCAATTTTAGGTGATGGGAAATCTGACAATCAAAATCATtccattatattttatcgTGGAGAATATATTCAAGTTGTGGATGCAAACCAAGATAATTATTTGGAAGAATGTTTTAAGATCAGATCAATTCtaaatgaatttgaagaatcaTCTATCGATAGAGCTTTAGATTATATTATACCTGAAGAAGGTGCAGAACTTGAGGAAGTTAAACTTCCTCCTCCCGTAGCAATTGTAGGTGCAAGAGAGTATATATTTTCGGAAAATATAGGTGTTTTGGGAGATATTGCAGCAGGGAAAGAGCAAACATTCGGTACACTTTTTGCAAGAACACTAGCAGAAATTGGGGGCAAATTACATTATGGTCATCCTGATTTTATAAATGCAATTTTTATGACAACTAGAGGGGGATTATCAAAAGCCCAAAAATCATTGCACttaaatgaagatattTACGCAGGTATGAATGCCATTTGTCGTGGTGGTAGAATCAAACATAGTGATTATTATCAATGTGGTAAAGGTAGAGATTTAGGGTTTAGCTCAATTCTGAATTTTACTACTAAGATTGGGGCTGGAATGGGAGAACAACTATTATCTagagaatattattatttgggtACTCAATTACCAATTGATCGATTTTTATCCTTTTTTTATGCACATCCAGGGTTTCATTTAAACAACGTTTTCATATCATTGGCagttcaattatttttccttttcctAATTAATTTAGGATCATTAAACTATGAAACCATCACTTGTaattatgataaaaattatccTATCACTTCATTAGAAAAACCAATTGGTTGTTATAATATACAGCCAGCATTGAACTGGGTTTccatttttgttttgtctATATTTATTGTATTCTTTATTGCATTTGCGCCgttattaattttagaattgTTAGAGAAAGGTATTTGGAAAGCAACAACCAGATTTATGCATCATTTATTTTCCATGGCtccattatttgaagtattTGTATGCCAAGTTTATTCAAACTCATTATTAGGTAATTTAACATTTGGTGGGgcaaaatatatatcaaCGGGAAGAGGATTTGCGATACAAAGAGTTAGTTTTCCTATCTTATATTCGAGATTTGTCACTGTATCAATATATTCAGGAATTCAAGTGTTCATCATGCTAATATTTGCAACAATAACAATGTGGCAGCCAGCCTTACTGTGGTTTTGGATTACAGTGGTTTCGATGTGTTTCGCcccatttatttttaatccACATCAATTTTCTTTCCCTGAATTCTTCTTGGATTATAGAAGGTTTTTAATTTGGTTGTTTTCAGGTAATAATAAGTATAAACGGGAATCATGGGCAACATATGTTAAACATAATAGAGCAAAATATACAggttataaaaaaattagcaTTGGTGATAGTTCTGAAAAAGATATTGGAAATGTTAAGAAGCCTAAGTTCAAaaacatattttttatgGAAATTTTTGCACcattttttatcttcatgTTTAATTTTACCTCTTATACTTTTATCAACGCACAAACTGGTGTTCAAGATGCAGAATTAACTCACTCGATAATTCGATTATTAATTGTCACATTCATTCCAATTGTATTTAATTTAGTAATCAACATCTGTTTTATTccaatttcattatttattatactGCCATTCAGTCTATGTATAAAAGGTAGTAACGATATTACAGCTTTTGTACCTCATATTTTATCTGTTATAATATACTTAGTTGATTTCGAAATTATGTGGTATTTACAAGAGTGGAACTTTGCAAGGACCTTAATATTGTTGATAACGTCAATCAATTTACAAATCTTCTTATTTAAAACGTTCACTATACTATTCATAACAAGGGAATATAAAACCAATAAAACCAATATGGTATGGTGGTCTGGCAAATGGAAAAACACAGAAAGAGGATTGTCGATAAGGATAATACCAATTCGTGAGTTCTTCATTAAACTAATGGAATCAAGTTATTTTGCAGCAGATTTCTACCTTGgccatttattattatatttgcaAACacctttaatatttgttgCATTCATTGACTATTGGCACTCAATGACATTATATTGGTTGAAGCCtatgaatatatttgcTCCGAAGAAAGTATTTTTTAAGAAGGAAAAATCACGTAGAAGAAGACGAATAATTGGTTACtttttgttatatttttttattcttggCATTTTTATTACCTTATTAATGATACCATTATTTATCAACAAGGTTATACCtaaacaagaaaatatattataccGTACGATGTTTGCTAGTTTGATGCAGCCCAGTAAGAcagataataatgacaCAGGGGTTAACGCGCCATTGACCATATTAACTACTACTCCAGTGACTCCTACATATAAAACCGTTGCATAACCAAGAGTGATTGactgtttttatttttagattattcaaaaaaaaatttgttgtTAGTGATATATATTTCCTTGTTTATGTTTCCCAAGAAATATAGCTAATTATAAACCTTAGTTAACCATAGCTTTATTGAATGAGTAAAGACACGTTATTAAGATGCTAGCAGATGCCCTGTGGTTGttaaatttcttatttacttttgatctttttctatttttaccTACTAATTTTAACCCACTTATCTCCTTTTCGAGTAAAATCCAGATCAACCCCTCTCTTAATCTGCTTTtcatttctattttctaCGATTCACATTTGTTTTGTTTCTgcttctaataataaacaatGTAGCAATCAACATGTCTCGAACAAGATTGGAACCTAATAAACTTCCAATACTGGTATAAATGGATCACGAACCACATTTCCACAGAGAAGACTATGCACAAGCTTCTTAGCCAGACGCGTTACCGTTCTAGGTCTGAAGATTTAATGTCATCTATG
This DNA window, taken from Henningerozyma blattae CBS 6284 chromosome 3, complete genome, encodes the following:
- the FKS3 gene encoding putative 1,3-beta-D-glucan synthase (similar to Saccharomyces cerevisiae FKS3 (YMR306W); ancestral locus Anc_5.14) is translated as MESSINSPTSFSSTTINYPAWCVEDVPVNQDELKEIFQDLQNKFGFQVSSMENMYHHMMNQLDSRTSRTTPSSALNSLHMSYIGGDNANFKKWFLSTKIDIDDNIGFNELKLNVGSSNRRNKKFAKKRNSKLQKIEKVDEKLYNFNLNLNFNNYNNAISNSSSNNDSNFYFLLKHFGFYKNKNKNKNARDNFNKSMNYVWRFKMSNLTPYLMARQIALYLLIWGEANNLRFTPELLCFLFKCAWDYDVATSANNENYNNGDITSQNRGLPYEIKTEYTFLNDIISPIYNFLRGQLYNLDKDKNLTISKEIDHKHIIGYDDINQLFWYPEGIERIVLKEKDENNQVQRLIDKPLNQRYLYLKDVNWSKVFYKTYKEKRTWLHSITNFNRFWIIHLTSFWYFTSLNSPIIYTKNYYQLLDNPPLPQVKYTIISIGGTIACLIQIFATIFEWGFIPRQWPGAQHLKYRMFWLVICFLINFLPTLYILLRFGLSIYSHHAYYISIIQLIFSILISIFFAIRPLGGLFSSYLNKDFKKRRYNSSLVFTSSFPKLKGRSKFFSYSLWFLIFVAKFIESYFFLTLSLRDPIRVLYILDMSRCNGDRLIGNFLCQFQPIITLALMLLTDLALFFLDTYLWYIICNSLFSILLSFSLGTSILTPWKNIFSRLPQRIQSKLLSEDDMNYKLGSKTLVSHIWNAIIVSMYREHLLSIESTKPLLFLQRPTAPNSYKKSIDSPKFFIEHDDSTFKTNFFATTSEAERRISFFAQSLSTPIIQPSTVETMPTFTVLIPHYSEKILFSLNEIIKEESVNAKITILEYLRELYKNDWKNFIADTKLIYTKEDSSIDENFGIMSSSLPNNSNDMIRDNSIKGLDVTSNENVINGNINLQFGRGINNRRDRKVTRKVIRLNSNKTVTQSITETNVETKSSVNESFISNFKRSKDQSTSQLATEIDSSYNDEAKMVDELIQKKIDHLPYEVYGFKTSEDFYTLRTRVWASLRTQTLYRTVTGFMNYSKALKILYSIENSSIFETYHNDPEGLDTILDNIINRKFKMLIAMQRYTKFNPNEIEAIEILLRGYPYINISYLAEEKDEETNETYYYSCLTDGFQEVDLETNLRKPIYKIRLSGNPILGDGKSDNQNHSIIFYRGEYIQVVDANQDNYLEECFKIRSILNEFEESSIDRALDYIIPEEGAELEEVKLPPPVAIVGAREYIFSENIGVLGDIAAGKEQTFGTLFARTLAEIGGKLHYGHPDFINAIFMTTRGGLSKAQKSLHLNEDIYAGMNAICRGGRIKHSDYYQCGKGRDLGFSSILNFTTKIGAGMGEQLLSREYYYLGTQLPIDRFLSFFYAHPGFHLNNVFISLAVQLFFLFLINLGSLNYETITCNYDKNYPITSLEKPIGCYNIQPALNWVSIFVLSIFIVFFIAFAPLLILELLEKGIWKATTRFMHHLFSMAPLFEVFVCQVYSNSLLGNLTFGGAKYISTGRGFAIQRVSFPILYSRFVTVSIYSGIQVFIMLIFATITMWQPALLWFWITVVSMCFAPFIFNPHQFSFPEFFLDYRRFLIWLFSGNNKYKRESWATYVKHNRAKYTGYKKISIGDSSEKDIGNVKKPKFKNIFFMEIFAPFFIFMFNFTSYTFINAQTGVQDAELTHSIIRLLIVTFIPIVFNLVINICFIPISLFIILPFSLCIKGSNDITAFVPHILSVIIYLVDFEIMWYLQEWNFARTLILLITSINLQIFLFKTFTILFITREYKTNKTNMVWWSGKWKNTERGLSIRIIPIREFFIKLMESSYFAADFYLGHLLLYLQTPLIFVAFIDYWHSMTLYWLKPMNIFAPKKVFFKKEKSRRRRRIIGYFLLYFFILGIFITLLMIPLFINKVIPKQENILYRTMFASLMQPSKTDNNDTGVNAPLTILTTTPVTPTYKTVA